The window TATTGTTGGTATTTTTTATGGAATTGTCTATCTAAAGTTGGAAGGAATTAAGGGAAAGATGGTAAAACCATTCATTATTCTCTCGCTCTTCCATATTATTCATAATATTTTTGTTGTTTCGTTATTTAATAGTCATTTCTCAATTATTTACGGACAAAAAATAATCCCTGTTTTATAACAGGGATTTTATTTTTTCTAGTGATTTATTTAGTTCTTCAATTTCTTTTGGTTTGAATTTTTGCAGAACATACGATTCTGGCGGAGTTTTTTCCGGTCTGCCAATACCAATACGGACGCGGTTAAAATCTTTAGTATTCAAAACATCCATAATTGATTGCACGCCATTGTGTCCTGCGCTTCCGCGGGCGAATGCTTCGCGAGTTTCTCCAAGCGCGATATCCATATCATCATGAAAAACAATAATATTTTCCGGTTTTATTTTATAAAATTTTGCAACAGCGAGAACTGCTTCGCCGGAATTGTTCATAAAGGTGATTGGTTTTGCCAGAATTATTTTTTCTTTTCCCAATTTTGTTTCCGCTATTTCTGCCTTCAGTTTTTTATTCAATTTAAAATTAGACGCATCAAGTTTTTCGCGTAAAAAACCAACCGCTAAAAAGCCGGCATTATGGTGTGTTTTATCATATTGTTTTCCAGGATTGCCAAGACCAATGATAAGTTTCATATTTTTTTATTTATTTTTTTGATAGTTTATACTAAATACGAAAATTATACCTTAACATTTTTTACTTCCATTTTTATCGGAACACCAAGAAAGCCAAATTCTTCGCGTATTTTTTTCGATAAGAACTTTAGGTATGAATCATGGAGAGATGTTTTTTCTTTTATAAAAATTGTAAATCTTGGCGGTTGTACCCCAGATTGTTTTATGCCAAAGATATACGGATGATACACGCCCATTGCTTTTAGTGGCT of the Parcubacteria group bacterium CG10_big_fil_rev_8_21_14_0_10_36_14 genome contains:
- a CDS encoding aminoacyl-tRNA hydrolase: MKLIIGLGNPGKQYDKTHHNAGFLAVGFLREKLDASNFKLNKKLKAEIAETKLGKEKIILAKPITFMNNSGEAVLAVAKFYKIKPENIIVFHDDMDIALGETREAFARGSAGHNGVQSIMDVLNTKDFNRVRIGIGRPEKTPPESYVLQKFKPKEIEELNKSLEKIKSLL